One window from the genome of Natrialba magadii ATCC 43099 encodes:
- a CDS encoding NADH-quinone oxidoreductase subunit A, translating into MNDWIAIGALALVGVLIPLGMMAVSYLLRPSVPETSKRATYESGEIPTGDTRVRFNIQYYMVALLFLIFDIETVLLFPWAVVYLDAVESDAVSLLEILGPMVLFVTILLVGLAWAWRKGAVQWAQTPRQVESEHNRP; encoded by the coding sequence ATGAACGATTGGATAGCGATCGGGGCGCTTGCACTCGTGGGAGTACTGATACCGCTCGGTATGATGGCGGTATCGTACCTTCTGCGCCCGAGTGTACCCGAAACGAGCAAACGTGCCACCTACGAGAGTGGCGAGATCCCGACCGGCGACACGCGCGTCCGGTTCAACATCCAGTACTACATGGTTGCGCTTCTGTTCCTCATCTTCGATATCGAAACCGTCCTTCTGTTTCCGTGGGCGGTCGTGTACCTGGATGCCGTCGAATCGGACGCCGTCTCGCTGCTCGAGATCCTCGGCCCAATGGTGCTTTTCGTCACGATCCTCCTCGTCGGACTCGCGTGGGCGTGGCGAAAGGGTGCGGTCCAGTGGGCACAGACACCTCGTCAGGTAGAATCCGAGCATAACCGACCATGA
- a CDS encoding complex I subunit 1/NuoH family protein, giving the protein MSGATASPSLFPLQNGGDPVLLPEHITELTGLGQFGLAGELFATFVAAFIVGNFILAMTGVAGPWAKRKITASFTDRIAVNHLGPGGIGIIIADSVRLLSKENIIPENVDRPAYDLAPIVIAGSAMLGFAVIPMGSGIHLADPEVGLAFVFAVAGIASIGLVMAGYASGNKYSLLGGLRAVAQNVAYEIPLVVTGMSVVLFAGSLQMSEIVAVQNETTLFTIPGLEWAVPAWFALVNPFAFVLFLIANFAEVGRNPFDMPEAPAELIAGYQTEYSSVYFVLVYLGEFLHIFLGGAIIATIFLGGPAGPGPDELGILWFTLKIWGVFFLTQWLRSAVPRVRIDQLIEIGWKGLLVLSFANLGLTAAIVGVIA; this is encoded by the coding sequence ATGAGCGGGGCGACGGCCAGTCCGAGCCTGTTTCCGCTGCAAAACGGCGGCGACCCGGTGTTGCTCCCCGAGCACATCACGGAGCTCACCGGTCTGGGCCAGTTCGGCCTCGCCGGCGAGTTGTTCGCGACGTTCGTCGCCGCGTTCATCGTCGGGAACTTCATCCTCGCGATGACCGGTGTTGCCGGACCGTGGGCGAAACGGAAGATCACCGCCTCCTTCACGGACCGGATTGCGGTTAACCACCTCGGTCCCGGCGGAATCGGGATCATCATCGCTGACTCGGTTCGCCTCCTCTCGAAGGAGAACATCATTCCGGAGAACGTCGATCGACCGGCCTACGACCTCGCACCGATCGTGATCGCAGGCTCAGCGATGCTCGGCTTCGCCGTCATCCCGATGGGCAGCGGAATCCACCTCGCTGACCCCGAGGTCGGCCTGGCGTTCGTCTTCGCCGTCGCTGGCATCGCTTCGATCGGTCTGGTGATGGCCGGCTACGCATCGGGTAACAAGTACTCGCTGCTCGGCGGTCTGCGTGCGGTTGCACAGAACGTTGCGTACGAAATCCCGCTCGTCGTGACCGGGATGTCGGTCGTCCTGTTTGCGGGGTCGCTGCAGATGAGCGAGATCGTCGCCGTCCAGAACGAGACAACGCTGTTCACGATCCCCGGACTCGAGTGGGCGGTGCCAGCGTGGTTCGCGCTGGTGAACCCGTTCGCATTCGTCCTATTCTTGATCGCGAACTTCGCGGAAGTCGGGCGGAATCCGTTCGACATGCCCGAAGCGCCGGCAGAGCTCATTGCAGGGTATCAGACCGAGTACTCCTCGGTTTACTTCGTGCTCGTCTATCTGGGCGAGTTCCTGCACATCTTCCTTGGCGGTGCGATCATCGCGACGATCTTCCTCGGCGGACCCGCCGGACCAGGGCCGGACGAGCTCGGTATTCTCTGGTTCACCCTCAAGATCTGGGGTGTGTTCTTCCTGACCCAGTGGCTCCGCTCTGCGGTGCCACGTGTGCGGATCGACCAACTCATCGAGATTGGCTGGAAGGGACTACTCGTCCTCTCCTTTGCGAATCTCGGACTCACTGCGGCAATTGTAGGGGTGATTGCATGA
- a CDS encoding complex I subunit 4 family protein, producing MMIEALIAVALVGAFVTFVAPNRIAGKLAFAISLIPAALSLWMFSAFDGSGNALLGGELAFASEFEWIQFGEYSISWLVGLDGISMPLVVLTTILSSLAIVSSWTPIDERESQFYGLVLFIEANLIGVFAALDFFVWFIFWEAVLIPMYLLIGIWGGPRRKYAAIKFFVYTNVASLVMFGAFIALVFGLGDVTTFALPDVTAAMLDGGPDGFLGIGGTTLASLVFVAMFLGFAVKVPIVPFHTWLPDAHVEAPTPASVLLAGVLLKMGTYALLRFNFTMFPAEIIEPFVIPIAAIAVISVIYGAMLALAQTDLKRIVAYSSVSSMGYVILGLIALTQFGVGGATFQMVSHGLISGLMFMAVGVIYNATHTRMVTDMSGMADRMPVAVGILVAGAFGYMGLPLMSGFFGEFTIFFGAFGAEGLAYSQVFTALAMFGIVIVAGYLLFALQRTVFGPYHLETDYDVDRAPLHDIAPMFVLLGLIILLGVAPELIFEMITDAVDPILETGGEL from the coding sequence ATGATGATCGAAGCACTGATCGCAGTCGCACTGGTCGGCGCGTTCGTAACGTTCGTTGCGCCGAATCGCATCGCTGGGAAGCTGGCGTTCGCAATCAGCCTGATCCCCGCAGCGCTCTCGCTGTGGATGTTCTCGGCGTTCGACGGCAGTGGCAACGCGCTACTCGGCGGCGAACTCGCGTTCGCCTCGGAGTTCGAGTGGATCCAGTTCGGCGAGTACTCGATCTCGTGGCTCGTCGGTCTGGACGGCATCAGCATGCCGCTCGTCGTCCTGACGACGATCCTTTCGTCGCTCGCGATCGTGAGTTCGTGGACGCCGATCGACGAGCGTGAGTCTCAGTTCTACGGACTCGTACTCTTCATCGAGGCGAACCTGATCGGCGTCTTCGCCGCACTGGACTTCTTCGTCTGGTTCATCTTCTGGGAGGCTGTCCTCATCCCGATGTACCTACTGATCGGGATCTGGGGCGGTCCACGCCGGAAGTACGCGGCGATCAAGTTCTTCGTCTACACGAACGTCGCCTCGCTCGTGATGTTCGGTGCGTTCATCGCACTCGTCTTCGGGCTCGGTGACGTGACGACGTTCGCACTGCCGGACGTGACGGCCGCGATGCTCGACGGTGGCCCTGACGGGTTCCTCGGCATCGGCGGCACGACGCTCGCCTCGCTCGTGTTCGTCGCGATGTTCCTCGGGTTCGCGGTGAAGGTCCCGATCGTCCCGTTCCACACGTGGTTGCCGGACGCCCACGTCGAGGCACCGACGCCCGCGTCGGTGCTGCTGGCTGGCGTCCTGCTGAAGATGGGGACCTACGCACTGCTGCGATTCAACTTCACGATGTTCCCAGCCGAGATCATCGAGCCGTTCGTGATCCCGATCGCGGCCATCGCCGTGATCAGCGTCATCTACGGCGCGATGCTCGCGTTGGCCCAGACTGACCTGAAACGGATCGTCGCGTACTCCTCCGTTTCGTCGATGGGCTACGTGATTCTCGGTCTGATTGCCCTGACTCAGTTCGGTGTCGGTGGCGCGACCTTCCAGATGGTCAGCCACGGCCTGATCTCCGGACTGATGTTCATGGCAGTCGGCGTCATCTACAACGCCACCCACACCCGGATGGTCACGGACATGTCCGGGATGGCAGACCGCATGCCAGTCGCCGTCGGCATCCTCGTCGCCGGTGCCTTTGGCTACATGGGACTACCGCTGATGAGCGGCTTCTTCGGCGAGTTCACGATCTTCTTCGGCGCGTTCGGTGCCGAGGGACTCGCCTACTCGCAGGTGTTCACCGCCCTCGCGATGTTCGGTATCGTGATCGTCGCGGGCTACCTGCTCTTTGCGCTCCAGCGGACGGTCTTCGGGCCGTACCACCTGGAAACGGACTACGACGTCGACCGCGCCCCGCTGCACGACATCGCACCGATGTTCGTGCTGCTAGGACTCATCATCCTGCTCGGCGTCGCACCAGAGCTGATCTTCGAAATGATTACGGACGCAGTCGATCCGATCCTGGAGACCGGAGGTGAACTGTAA
- the nuoL gene encoding NADH-quinone oxidoreductase subunit L encodes MEDVFNYAPAIALFPLVAFVVALTFGKYMPKKGALAGIIATGGSLALSVLMLVAVASGEVYHETLYQWAIGDAASEIGADGIEFTFGILIDPLAALMLVIVSLIAFLVHIFSLGYMNAEGETGLPRYYASLGLFTFSMLAFVYADNLLMAFMFFELVGLCSYLLIGFWFRTRSAPSAAKKAFLVTRFGDYFFLLGVVAIAATFGTVAFAGDNSFVTAAETAIDNGDTLFGFGAETWVTITALLVLGGVIGKSAQFPLHTWLPDAMEGPTTVSALIHAATMVAAGVYLVARMFGYYALSPTALAIIAFVGGFTALFAATMGVVKDDIKQVLAYSTISQYGYMMLGLGVGGYVAGVFHLMNHAFFKALLFLGAGAVIVLMHHEQDMWKMGGLKDKAPITYYTFLAGALALAGIIPFSGFWSKDEILYDALIIGIEEPIILAAYAMALVAVFFTGFYTFRMVFLTFHGEPRSEAAEDPHDIGWSMKAPLIVLGVLALVAGIANLAPVAKLAQIDIVFLEHWLDGEYGAVEGLTYSAYGELLAFETAYIGGEQLTVLIAAGVSLLLAFSGAGLAWKLYNVPEPVAHKERLGSARQTLESNYYQDEYQVWLAEGFTQPLARAADRFDQTVIDGVVNSVSTASLFSSSRLKRIQTGLVTNYAALLVAGFIGLLLVLGYVGGWFL; translated from the coding sequence ATGGAGGATGTGTTCAACTACGCGCCGGCGATCGCGTTGTTCCCACTCGTGGCGTTCGTCGTCGCCCTGACGTTCGGCAAGTACATGCCGAAGAAGGGCGCGCTCGCGGGCATCATCGCGACGGGGGGCTCGCTTGCGCTCTCCGTGCTGATGCTCGTGGCCGTCGCGAGCGGTGAAGTGTATCACGAGACGCTGTATCAGTGGGCGATCGGTGACGCCGCGAGCGAGATTGGTGCCGACGGGATCGAGTTCACCTTCGGTATCCTGATCGATCCGCTCGCCGCGCTGATGCTCGTCATCGTCTCGCTGATCGCGTTCCTGGTCCACATCTTCAGCCTCGGCTACATGAACGCCGAGGGCGAGACCGGGCTGCCGCGGTACTACGCCAGCCTCGGTCTCTTCACGTTCAGCATGCTCGCGTTCGTCTACGCGGACAACCTGCTGATGGCGTTTATGTTCTTCGAGCTCGTGGGCCTCTGTTCGTACCTGCTGATCGGTTTCTGGTTCCGCACGCGCTCGGCACCATCGGCCGCGAAGAAGGCGTTCCTCGTCACCCGCTTTGGTGACTACTTCTTCCTGCTCGGGGTCGTCGCCATCGCCGCGACGTTCGGCACGGTCGCCTTCGCCGGCGATAACTCGTTCGTCACGGCCGCTGAAACAGCAATCGACAACGGTGACACCCTGTTCGGCTTCGGTGCCGAAACCTGGGTGACGATCACCGCACTCCTGGTGCTTGGCGGTGTCATCGGGAAGTCCGCACAGTTCCCACTGCACACTTGGCTTCCCGACGCGATGGAGGGTCCGACCACCGTCTCCGCACTGATTCACGCGGCGACGATGGTCGCAGCGGGTGTCTATCTCGTCGCCCGGATGTTTGGCTACTACGCACTGTCGCCCACCGCGCTCGCGATCATCGCGTTCGTCGGTGGCTTCACCGCGCTCTTTGCCGCGACGATGGGCGTCGTCAAAGACGACATCAAGCAGGTGCTGGCGTACTCGACGATCAGCCAGTACGGCTACATGATGCTCGGCCTCGGTGTCGGCGGCTACGTCGCCGGGGTCTTCCACCTGATGAACCACGCCTTCTTCAAGGCGCTGCTGTTCCTCGGTGCCGGTGCCGTCATCGTCCTCATGCACCACGAACAGGACATGTGGAAGATGGGCGGCCTCAAGGACAAGGCACCCATCACCTACTACACGTTCCTCGCGGGCGCACTCGCACTCGCGGGCATTATCCCGTTCTCGGGCTTCTGGTCCAAGGACGAAATTCTGTACGATGCGCTCATTATCGGCATCGAAGAGCCGATCATCCTCGCAGCCTACGCGATGGCGCTCGTCGCCGTCTTCTTTACCGGCTTCTACACCTTCCGGATGGTCTTCCTGACCTTCCACGGTGAACCCCGCTCGGAAGCCGCGGAGGACCCACACGATATCGGCTGGTCGATGAAGGCCCCGTTGATCGTTCTCGGTGTCCTCGCACTTGTTGCCGGGATTGCGAACCTCGCACCCGTCGCAAAGCTCGCACAGATCGACATTGTGTTCTTAGAACACTGGCTCGACGGCGAGTACGGTGCCGTCGAGGGGCTGACCTACAGCGCCTACGGCGAGTTGCTCGCGTTCGAAACCGCCTACATTGGCGGTGAACAACTCACTGTCCTGATCGCTGCCGGCGTCTCCCTGCTGCTTGCGTTCTCCGGTGCCGGCCTCGCCTGGAAGCTCTACAACGTTCCAGAGCCAGTCGCACACAAAGAACGCCTGGGCAGCGCACGCCAGACACTCGAGTCGAACTACTATCAGGACGAGTACCAGGTCTGGCTCGCCGAAGGGTTCACCCAGCCGCTTGCGCGTGCTGCAGATCGGTTCGACCAGACGGTGATCGACGGCGTGGTCAACAGCGTCTCGACCGCCAGCCTGTTCAGCAGTAGCCGGCTGAAACGGATTCAGACGGGGCTCGTGACGAACTACGCAGCACTGCTGGTGGCCGGCTTCATCGGCTTACTGTTGGTTCTCGGCTACGTTGGAGGGTGGTTCCTATGA
- a CDS encoding NADH-quinone oxidoreductase subunit D → MSTGTEPETEPEAELTAAETGTTEDELESLLGERAIARDDHLNAPGFVINPNDVQSVLSDLRDEAGYDHLSCVTAQQYEDRYESIYHMKKFADPTDEVSIVVPTTVDDPVSQSAEPVFRTADWHEREAYDLVGIEYDDHPDLRRILLPETWQGHPLSKDYDQEKPQLVTLTEHQNPIQPDHRDAESDTMFLNIGPHHPATHGVLHVKTVLDGETVADVEPDIGYLHRCEEQMCEQGTYRHQIMPYPDRWDYVSAGLLNEWAYARAIEDLADIEVPEYAQIIRTMGAELCRIASHMLALGTFALDVYGEFTATFMYTFRDREVIQDILEDLTGQRMMFNYFRVGGVAWDLPEPREEFFELTREFLNELPAKVAEYNDLITGNEIFQTRCIDTGVLEPEVAKDYGCTGPVARGSGVDYDLRRDDPYGYYEQLDWDVITRDGADNYARVLCRMEEVEESAKIIEQCLDLLEDWPEDERDVQANVPRTLKPDAGTEIYRAVEGAKGELGIYIRSDGSDKPGRFKIRSPCFSNLQALEEMSEGEYIPDLIASLGSLDIVLGEVDR, encoded by the coding sequence ATGAGCACGGGAACCGAACCCGAAACGGAGCCCGAGGCAGAGCTCACGGCAGCTGAAACCGGGACTACTGAAGACGAACTCGAGTCCCTGCTCGGCGAGCGCGCCATCGCGCGCGACGATCACCTGAACGCGCCGGGCTTCGTCATCAACCCGAACGACGTCCAGAGCGTGCTCTCGGATCTTCGCGACGAGGCCGGCTACGACCACCTCTCGTGTGTTACAGCCCAGCAGTACGAGGATCGATACGAGTCGATCTATCACATGAAGAAGTTCGCTGACCCGACAGACGAGGTCAGCATCGTCGTTCCGACGACGGTCGACGACCCAGTCAGCCAGAGTGCCGAGCCGGTGTTCCGGACGGCTGACTGGCACGAGCGAGAGGCGTACGATCTGGTCGGCATCGAGTACGACGACCACCCAGATCTGCGACGGATTCTCCTGCCGGAGACGTGGCAGGGCCACCCCCTCTCGAAGGACTACGATCAGGAGAAACCGCAGCTCGTCACGCTCACGGAGCACCAGAACCCGATTCAGCCGGATCACCGCGACGCCGAGTCGGATACGATGTTCCTGAACATCGGACCACACCACCCGGCGACCCACGGCGTGCTCCACGTCAAGACGGTGTTGGACGGCGAGACGGTCGCCGACGTCGAGCCGGACATCGGCTACCTCCACCGCTGTGAGGAGCAGATGTGCGAGCAGGGCACCTACCGTCACCAGATAATGCCCTACCCGGACCGCTGGGACTACGTCTCGGCGGGCCTACTGAACGAGTGGGCGTACGCGCGTGCGATCGAGGACCTTGCGGACATCGAGGTTCCCGAGTATGCACAGATCATCCGGACGATGGGTGCGGAGCTGTGCCGAATCGCCTCGCACATGCTCGCGCTCGGGACGTTCGCACTCGACGTCTACGGCGAGTTCACCGCGACGTTCATGTACACGTTCCGCGACCGGGAGGTCATTCAGGACATTCTGGAGGATCTGACGGGCCAGCGGATGATGTTCAACTACTTCCGCGTCGGCGGCGTTGCCTGGGACCTGCCTGAACCACGCGAGGAGTTCTTCGAGCTGACCCGTGAGTTCCTCAACGAGCTTCCGGCCAAGGTCGCCGAATACAACGACCTCATTACGGGCAACGAAATCTTCCAGACCCGCTGTATCGACACCGGCGTGCTGGAGCCCGAGGTCGCCAAGGATTACGGCTGTACCGGGCCCGTCGCACGTGGCTCCGGCGTCGACTACGACCTGCGCCGTGACGATCCGTACGGCTACTACGAACAGCTCGACTGGGACGTCATCACACGCGATGGTGCTGACAACTACGCGCGCGTCCTCTGTCGGATGGAGGAGGTCGAGGAATCCGCGAAGATCATTGAGCAGTGTCTCGACCTCCTCGAGGACTGGCCGGAAGACGAGCGCGACGTACAGGCGAACGTCCCGCGCACGCTGAAGCCGGATGCCGGCACCGAAATCTACCGCGCCGTCGAGGGAGCAAAGGGCGAACTCGGCATCTACATCCGCTCGGACGGCTCGGACAAGCCCGGTCGATTCAAGATCCGGAGTCCGTGCTTCTCGAACCTGCAGGCCTTAGAAGAGATGTCCGAAGGGGAGTACATCCCTGACCTGATCGCCTCGCTGGGCAGCTTGGACATCGTTCTCGGGGAGGTGGATCGATGA
- the nuoK gene encoding NADH-quinone oxidoreductase subunit NuoK translates to MTVGVEHYVLLSMALFAIGLFGILTRRNALMFLMSVELMLNAANINLIAFAFYHGNLSGQVFALFTMALAAAEVAVGLGIILLLYRNFRDVDVTVPTTMRW, encoded by the coding sequence ATGACAGTCGGCGTCGAACACTACGTCCTCCTGTCGATGGCGCTGTTCGCCATCGGCCTGTTCGGAATCCTGACGCGTCGAAACGCACTGATGTTCCTGATGTCCGTCGAGCTCATGCTGAACGCGGCCAACATCAACCTGATCGCGTTCGCGTTCTACCACGGCAATCTCTCGGGACAGGTCTTTGCCCTGTTCACGATGGCCCTCGCGGCCGCCGAGGTCGCCGTCGGACTCGGGATCATCCTGCTGCTGTACCGCAACTTCCGTGACGTCGATGTCACGGTTCCAACGACGATGAGGTGGTAA
- a CDS encoding 5-(carboxyamino)imidazole ribonucleotide synthase, whose protein sequence is MTTLQTPGPTIGVVGGGQLGRMLAEAASPLGVEVIVLDPTADCPAAPVARDQIVAGFDDEAGIRELAARADVLTFEIELADQDVLERVSEDSGTPVHPKPETLETIHDKLVQKQELESAGVPVPPFRAVEDADDIRAAIDDYGAPVMLKARTGGYDGRGNVPVESADEAEDALESVAGPAMVEAFVDFEREISVIAVKGDDEIATFPIGENIHEDEILRETVVPAGSADAVEERAREVAADVLEVMEGRGVYGIELFETSEAHSASEDSSGGSPREQDGEILLNEIAPRPHNSGHWTIEGAQSSQFEQHARAVLGWPLAATELRSPTVSVNLLGDVEESQPAALRNVDRILETPGANLHWYGKREARPLRKMGHVTLSGRKDETTDELLAAARELEESVTFTSE, encoded by the coding sequence ATGACGACCTTACAGACGCCAGGTCCAACGATCGGCGTCGTCGGTGGTGGACAGCTCGGGCGCATGCTCGCCGAAGCAGCCTCGCCACTGGGCGTCGAGGTCATCGTCCTCGACCCCACGGCCGACTGCCCCGCGGCTCCCGTCGCCCGCGACCAGATCGTCGCCGGCTTCGACGACGAGGCGGGCATTCGCGAACTCGCTGCTCGCGCCGACGTGCTCACGTTCGAAATCGAACTCGCGGACCAGGACGTCCTCGAGCGCGTCAGCGAGGACTCCGGCACACCAGTCCATCCAAAACCCGAGACACTCGAGACGATCCACGACAAACTGGTCCAGAAGCAGGAACTCGAGTCCGCCGGCGTTCCGGTCCCGCCGTTCCGGGCGGTCGAGGACGCCGACGATATCCGCGCGGCGATCGACGATTACGGCGCGCCGGTGATGCTCAAGGCGCGTACCGGCGGCTACGACGGCCGCGGCAACGTCCCTGTCGAGTCAGCCGACGAGGCCGAGGATGCACTCGAGTCCGTCGCCGGGCCGGCGATGGTCGAGGCGTTCGTCGACTTCGAGCGCGAGATTTCGGTGATCGCCGTCAAGGGCGACGACGAAATCGCGACGTTCCCGATCGGAGAGAACATTCACGAGGACGAGATCCTGCGGGAGACAGTCGTGCCGGCGGGCTCGGCCGACGCTGTCGAGGAGCGCGCTCGTGAGGTCGCTGCGGATGTCCTCGAGGTAATGGAGGGTCGCGGCGTCTACGGTATCGAACTCTTTGAGACGAGCGAGGCGCATAGCGCCTCGGAAGATTCGAGCGGGGGGAGCCCGCGAGAGCAGGACGGGGAGATTCTGCTCAACGAAATCGCACCACGTCCGCACAACTCCGGTCACTGGACGATCGAGGGTGCACAGAGTTCGCAGTTCGAACAGCACGCCCGCGCGGTGCTCGGCTGGCCACTCGCAGCCACAGAGCTGCGGTCGCCGACGGTGTCGGTGAACCTGCTCGGCGACGTCGAGGAGTCTCAGCCCGCTGCACTGCGAAACGTTGACCGGATCCTCGAGACGCCGGGTGCGAACCTCCACTGGTACGGCAAGCGCGAGGCCCGTCCGCTGCGAAAGATGGGGCACGTCACGCTGTCGGGCCGTAAGGACGAGACGACTGACGAGCTGCTGGCGGCCGCTCGGGAACTCGAGGAGTCCGTCACGTTCACGTCGGAGTGA
- a CDS encoding AIR carboxylase family protein: MSETVSELIDRLHAEADQDRPDAETPDVGIVMGSDSDLETMMTGGKRPGAYDAFVDELGFAEQTDYERPPDERFTFETYVTSAHRTPDLMTAYAETAEERGLELIIAGAGGKSADLPNMTASVAYPLPVIGVPVQEKSVDSVIGMPAGAPLVAVDAGKSFNAALSAAQILARQHDEVRNRLVAYHEELRDGVGAVSRELHDNGTPAFRERGESE; the protein is encoded by the coding sequence ATGAGCGAGACCGTTTCCGAGCTGATCGATCGACTGCACGCCGAGGCCGACCAGGACCGGCCCGACGCCGAAACACCAGACGTTGGAATCGTGATGGGCAGCGATTCCGACCTCGAAACGATGATGACCGGCGGGAAGCGCCCCGGCGCGTACGACGCCTTCGTCGACGAACTCGGATTTGCCGAGCAGACCGATTACGAGCGCCCACCGGACGAGCGATTCACGTTCGAGACGTACGTCACCTCGGCTCACCGAACACCCGATTTGATGACGGCCTACGCAGAGACGGCAGAGGAGCGCGGACTAGAGCTTATCATTGCGGGTGCCGGCGGGAAGTCCGCGGATCTACCGAATATGACGGCGTCGGTCGCGTACCCGCTCCCCGTGATCGGCGTTCCAGTTCAGGAGAAATCCGTCGACAGCGTGATCGGGATGCCGGCGGGTGCGCCGCTGGTCGCCGTCGACGCCGGCAAATCCTTCAACGCCGCGCTCTCGGCAGCGCAGATCCTCGCACGTCAGCACGACGAGGTCCGTAACCGACTTGTGGCTTACCACGAGGAACTGCGCGACGGTGTCGGTGCCGTTTCGCGCGAGTTACACGACAACGGAACGCCGGCTTTCCGCGAGCGCGGCGAGTCGGAGTAG
- a CDS encoding NADH-quinone oxidoreductase subunit J — protein MTYELIAFTLFAFITLASGLGVVLLEDPWHSALMLGVALMSIAVHFVMQAAEFVAMMQVLVYVGGVLILITFAVMLTQHKGATDETDSETDEVVQT, from the coding sequence ATGACATACGAGCTGATCGCGTTCACGCTGTTTGCGTTCATCACGCTCGCCAGCGGGCTGGGTGTGGTCCTCCTCGAGGACCCGTGGCACTCGGCGCTCATGCTTGGCGTCGCGCTGATGAGCATTGCGGTACACTTCGTGATGCAGGCGGCAGAGTTCGTCGCCATGATGCAGGTCCTCGTCTACGTCGGCGGGGTCCTCATCCTCATCACGTTCGCCGTGATGCTGACACAGCACAAGGGCGCAACAGACGAGACGGATTCGGAGACGGATGAGGTGGTACAGACATGA
- a CDS encoding NADH-quinone oxidoreductase subunit B translates to MSSDEPRQTIYDSTAPSTDTRDARIGEGVDDRFNSKLREAFGASPFILTKFDEFMNWVRGNSMFMLQFGIACCSIEMMHTYAIKHDLDRFGAGVPRASPRQADVMIVPGTIVSKFGPRMKRVYDQMPEPKFVVGMGSCTISGGPFQEGYNVVKGAEEIIPIDIHVPGCPPRPEALLYGVLKLQERIKNGESSSVVVKPYELEEFGDLEKDELVQKLAHEIDEDDLVMRYNWADSP, encoded by the coding sequence ATGAGTAGCGACGAACCACGACAAACGATCTACGACAGCACAGCGCCGTCGACGGACACCCGCGACGCCCGAATCGGCGAGGGTGTCGACGACCGCTTCAACTCCAAGCTTCGCGAGGCGTTCGGCGCGTCGCCGTTCATCCTCACGAAGTTCGACGAGTTCATGAACTGGGTTCGCGGGAACTCGATGTTCATGCTCCAGTTCGGGATCGCCTGCTGCAGCATCGAGATGATGCACACGTACGCGATCAAACACGACCTGGACCGATTCGGGGCCGGCGTCCCCCGCGCCTCGCCGCGACAGGCCGACGTGATGATCGTCCCCGGAACGATCGTCTCCAAGTTCGGCCCGCGCATGAAGCGCGTCTACGACCAGATGCCCGAACCGAAGTTCGTCGTCGGCATGGGCTCCTGTACGATCTCCGGCGGCCCGTTCCAGGAGGGGTACAACGTCGTCAAGGGTGCCGAGGAGATCATCCCCATCGACATTCACGTCCCCGGTTGCCCACCGCGACCGGAGGCGCTGCTCTACGGCGTCCTCAAACTCCAGGAGCGAATCAAGAACGGCGAGTCCTCGTCCGTCGTCGTCAAACCGTACGAACTCGAGGAGTTCGGCGACCTCGAAAAGGACGAACTCGTACAGAAACTCGCACACGAGATCGACGAGGACGACCTCGTCATGCGCTACAACTGGGCTGATTCACCATGA
- a CDS encoding NuoI/complex I 23 kDa subunit family protein, producing the protein MIGVLKSMATTMKHALDGSTFTVEYPTAAPDVSPRFRGVHKFSQERCIWCRQCENVCPNDTIQIVMDDKRNGEQYNLHIGQCIYCRLCEEVCPVDAILLTQNFEFTGDTKHDLVYNKEQLKSVPWYKDIDPLESREPDRGAWIGEGDGEVDYQ; encoded by the coding sequence ATGATCGGCGTACTCAAATCGATGGCAACGACGATGAAACACGCACTGGACGGCTCGACGTTCACGGTCGAGTATCCAACGGCAGCACCAGATGTCTCGCCGCGGTTCCGCGGCGTCCACAAGTTCAGCCAGGAGCGCTGTATCTGGTGTCGCCAGTGTGAGAACGTCTGTCCGAACGATACGATTCAGATCGTGATGGACGACAAGCGAAACGGCGAGCAGTACAACCTCCACATCGGACAGTGTATCTACTGTCGCCTCTGTGAGGAAGTCTGTCCCGTCGACGCCATCCTGCTCACCCAGAATTTCGAGTTTACCGGCGATACGAAACACGATCTGGTCTACAACAAGGAGCAGCTGAAATCGGTACCGTGGTACAAGGATATCGACCCGCTCGAGTCGCGCGAACCGGACCGGGGCGCGTGGATCGGCGAGGGAGACGGGGAGGTCGATTACCAGTAA